Proteins encoded within one genomic window of Brachybacterium muris:
- the istA gene encoding IS21 family transposase: protein MVRKIRAKLVLQLRAEGLSGRAISSSQGMSRKSVRAVFEAADAAGIGWGDIADVADEQVYARLFPGRGEHESVFAQPDWEQVHREMARVGVTLKLLHGEYFDATTAAGDPAMGYDRFCRTYQHHVMVTGAASRVGHKAGQSVEVDWSGPTMELADPVTGEVSKVFLFVACLPFSRYAFCFPALDMRQESWLRAHVAMFEALGGTVPRIVPDNLKTGVVKHPREGEIVLNDAYREMAAHYSAAVLPGRVRKPKDKASVENTVAHVATWVIAGLRDQRFTSLPELAAAIGQRMEAYNAEPFQKRPGSRASVFDAEERPLLTPLPAVPYEISTWHYGRRVGRNGHVTFARNFYSAPFAHIGAKVDLRITARTLEIYQGSQRLTSHLLLPETASNEYRTNDADLPAGERFQAWDAQRVRAWADRVGPATVIVIQRIFESVPIVEQGLDPALAVLRLSRRFSVDRVEAACALALTGRVRSPRYAHLHPILATGQDKVAALRPPREEPAEDGGYVRGADYYAGGVR from the coding sequence ATGGTACGGAAGATCAGGGCGAAGCTGGTGCTCCAGCTGCGCGCAGAAGGTCTGTCGGGGCGAGCGATTTCGTCCTCGCAGGGCATGTCCCGCAAGTCCGTGAGGGCGGTGTTCGAGGCCGCTGACGCTGCAGGGATCGGGTGGGGCGATATCGCGGACGTCGCCGATGAGCAGGTGTATGCCCGGTTGTTCCCGGGCCGGGGCGAGCACGAGAGCGTGTTCGCACAGCCGGACTGGGAACAGGTCCATCGAGAGATGGCCAGGGTCGGCGTGACGCTGAAGCTGTTGCACGGCGAGTACTTCGACGCGACCACGGCGGCTGGGGATCCGGCGATGGGGTATGACCGGTTTTGCCGCACCTACCAGCACCACGTCATGGTCACCGGTGCCGCTTCGAGAGTCGGTCACAAGGCCGGCCAGAGCGTGGAGGTCGACTGGTCCGGCCCCACGATGGAGCTGGCCGATCCGGTCACCGGCGAGGTCTCGAAGGTGTTCTTGTTCGTTGCCTGCCTGCCTTTTTCTCGTTACGCGTTCTGCTTCCCGGCGCTGGATATGCGCCAGGAGTCCTGGCTGCGAGCGCACGTAGCGATGTTCGAGGCGCTGGGCGGGACGGTCCCGAGGATCGTTCCGGACAACCTCAAGACCGGTGTGGTGAAGCACCCCCGCGAGGGCGAGATCGTCCTGAACGATGCGTATCGCGAGATGGCAGCGCATTACTCGGCGGCGGTGCTCCCGGGGAGGGTGCGGAAACCGAAAGACAAGGCGAGCGTGGAGAACACCGTCGCGCACGTCGCGACCTGGGTCATCGCCGGGCTGCGGGATCAGCGATTCACGTCCCTGCCCGAACTTGCAGCCGCCATCGGGCAGCGGATGGAGGCCTATAACGCGGAGCCGTTCCAGAAGCGGCCCGGATCCCGCGCCAGCGTGTTCGACGCGGAGGAGCGGCCGCTGCTGACGCCGCTGCCGGCGGTGCCCTACGAGATCTCGACATGGCACTACGGACGACGAGTGGGCAGGAACGGGCACGTCACGTTCGCGCGGAACTTCTACTCCGCGCCGTTCGCGCACATCGGCGCGAAGGTCGATCTGCGCATCACGGCCCGGACGCTGGAGATCTATCAGGGCAGCCAGCGACTGACCAGTCACCTGCTGCTCCCGGAGACCGCGAGCAATGAGTACCGCACCAACGACGCGGACCTACCTGCGGGCGAGCGTTTCCAGGCCTGGGACGCGCAGAGGGTGCGGGCGTGGGCAGATCGGGTCGGGCCGGCCACGGTGATCGTGATCCAGCGGATCTTCGAGTCCGTGCCGATCGTGGAACAGGGCCTGGATCCCGCGTTGGCGGTGCTACGGCTCTCTCGCCGCTTCTCCGTAGATCGGGTCGAGGCGGCCTGCGCACTCGCGCTGACGGGACGGGTCCGTTCACCGCGCTATGCGCATCTGCACCCGATCTTGGCCACCGGGCAGGACAAGGTCGCCGCCCTGCGTCCACCCCGCGAGGAACCCGCGGAAGACGGCGGATACGTCCGTGGCGCCGACTACTACGCCGGAGGTGTCCGGTGA
- a CDS encoding ATP-binding protein: MSVIDNDTKRKLREMGATALLDAIDAQDEAHVLGMSFQERLQLIVDEAHSIFNHGKVEGLIRRAGLRYPGADLRRLDLVEERGLNRNVIAQLATCSFIQRQQNVVFQGFTGSGKSYLGCALAKQACQHRLRAHYIRMPDLEEAWALAKDKPQGQTKFLRKYSTFSLLVIDEWLLDHPDEGMRSMLLELLERRYDTGSTVFCTQYPKKDWHARLGGAVHADAIMDRIVHNTIWIDTGDRNMREHTALPQ; this comes from the coding sequence GTGAGCGTGATCGATAACGACACGAAGCGGAAGCTGCGCGAGATGGGCGCGACCGCGCTGCTGGACGCGATCGATGCCCAGGATGAGGCTCACGTGCTGGGGATGTCGTTCCAGGAACGGCTCCAGCTGATCGTGGACGAGGCGCATTCCATCTTCAATCATGGAAAGGTCGAGGGTCTGATCCGCCGGGCGGGGCTGCGTTATCCCGGAGCGGACCTGCGGCGGCTGGATCTGGTCGAGGAACGGGGACTGAACCGGAACGTGATCGCGCAACTGGCAACCTGCTCCTTCATCCAGCGGCAACAGAACGTGGTCTTCCAGGGCTTCACCGGCTCAGGGAAGTCCTACCTCGGCTGCGCGCTGGCGAAGCAGGCCTGCCAGCACCGGCTCCGAGCCCACTACATCCGAATGCCCGACCTCGAAGAGGCCTGGGCCCTGGCAAAGGACAAGCCGCAGGGCCAGACGAAGTTCCTGCGGAAGTACTCCACGTTCTCGCTGCTGGTGATCGACGAGTGGCTGCTGGACCATCCTGACGAGGGAATGCGTTCGATGCTGCTGGAACTGCTCGAGCGCCGCTATGACACCGGCTCGACCGTGTTCTGCACCCAGTACCCGAAGAAGGACTGGCACGCCCGGCTCGGTGGAGCAGTCCACGCCGATGCGATCATGGACCGCATCGTGCACAACACAATCTGGATCGACACCGGCGACAGGAACATGCGAGAACACACCGCACTGCCCCAGTGA
- a CDS encoding nucleotide-binding protein gives MSDRTVWVFDTGPLRHFATNGWVGVLKFLAQKNDAEVVIPLSVRRELEEQRATIPELVLVLDADWIRVDRLDDLSESAAFARYEKRLAVGRQNLGECGVLALGSVHGYTVILDDSTPRAIGEEEGMTVEVTLSLLCQAIREKQLTLSMVEALAEDLLAGEYFLPFKKGGFRMWALEEGALDWDDV, from the coding sequence ATGAGCGACCGCACGGTCTGGGTGTTTGACACCGGGCCGCTGCGGCACTTCGCGACGAACGGCTGGGTTGGCGTGCTGAAGTTTCTCGCGCAGAAGAACGACGCCGAGGTCGTCATCCCACTCTCCGTGAGAAGGGAACTGGAGGAGCAGCGCGCGACGATCCCAGAGTTGGTGCTGGTTCTCGATGCTGACTGGATCCGGGTCGACCGCTTGGATGACCTGAGCGAGAGCGCGGCGTTCGCGAGGTATGAGAAAAGGCTCGCTGTCGGTCGGCAGAACCTCGGGGAGTGCGGCGTGCTCGCACTCGGCTCCGTGCACGGCTACACCGTGATCCTCGACGACTCGACGCCGCGAGCCATCGGTGAAGAGGAAGGGATGACGGTTGAGGTGACCCTATCCCTGCTGTGCCAAGCCATCCGAGAGAAGCAACTGACCCTCTCGATGGTCGAGGCACTGGCTGAAGACCTGCTCGCGGGGGAGTACTTCCTGCCCTTCAAGAAGGGCGGGTTCCGCATGTGGGCGCTTGAAGAGGGTGCTCTGGATTGGGATGACGTCTGA
- a CDS encoding helix-turn-helix domain-containing protein, whose protein sequence is MATVTPQQLGERIQEQRIRRGFSQSELADLVSLERSVISKLESGQRRVSALELSEIAEALSVRMAVFFEEPTPALVAHRSSQGLDTADTTIDALLADLADEVEFVQSLGALTLPSAEGHWPVPSSRKDAEQLAAQVRSQLGVEPGAPLLDLPRRFAELGLLVMSRDLGQDVADAGTILLRQGGVTLVNSGMKLGRRRLTAAHELGHYLVGDQYTVDYRVSEGRGDVESRLDAFARALLLPAASVTSDWKRLAERSGVRAAAVILASRYRVDMSTLARRLSDLEIVDSSEAAQVRGTVTTRTDMIEYDAFLADDELAGTTQPAIFQRAVLRLVRDQKISPERAVQLLWDLVDQSELPGPAQRDENEIWRFTS, encoded by the coding sequence ATGGCTACCGTCACCCCGCAGCAGCTCGGTGAGCGCATCCAGGAGCAGCGCATCCGGCGCGGCTTCTCCCAGAGTGAGCTCGCTGACCTCGTCTCGCTCGAGCGCTCCGTCATCAGCAAGCTCGAGAGCGGGCAGCGGCGGGTCTCGGCGCTCGAGCTTTCGGAAATCGCTGAGGCTCTCAGTGTGCGGATGGCGGTCTTCTTCGAGGAGCCGACGCCGGCGCTTGTCGCCCATCGCTCCTCGCAGGGCCTGGACACGGCGGACACGACGATCGACGCGCTGCTTGCAGATCTGGCCGACGAGGTGGAGTTCGTCCAGAGCCTCGGTGCGCTCACGCTGCCCTCAGCGGAGGGTCACTGGCCCGTCCCGTCCTCCCGGAAGGACGCGGAGCAACTGGCTGCGCAGGTGCGGTCGCAGCTCGGGGTCGAGCCGGGTGCTCCGCTGCTGGATCTGCCGCGCCGCTTCGCCGAGCTCGGACTTTTGGTGATGAGCCGTGACCTCGGCCAGGACGTCGCCGATGCCGGCACGATCCTCCTGCGCCAGGGCGGGGTCACGCTCGTCAACAGCGGCATGAAGCTGGGCCGTCGCCGTCTCACCGCCGCTCATGAGCTCGGCCACTACCTGGTCGGCGACCAGTACACGGTCGACTACCGGGTGAGCGAGGGGCGAGGCGACGTCGAGTCTCGGCTCGACGCGTTCGCCCGCGCACTGCTCCTGCCGGCGGCATCGGTCACGTCTGACTGGAAGCGCCTTGCTGAGCGCTCTGGGGTGCGTGCGGCCGCGGTGATCCTCGCGAGCCGGTACCGCGTGGACATGTCGACGCTCGCCCGGCGACTGTCGGACCTCGAGATCGTGGACTCGTCCGAGGCCGCTCAGGTCCGGGGCACCGTCACCACCCGCACGGACATGATCGAGTACGACGCGTTCCTCGCGGATGACGAGCTCGCGGGCACCACACAGCCGGCCATCTTTCAGCGCGCGGTGCTGCGCCTGGTCCGCGACCAGAAGATCAGCCCGGAACGAGCTGTGCAGCTCCTCTGGGACCTGGTGGATCAGTCTGAGCTCCCGGGCCCGGCACAGCGGGACGAGAACGAGATCTGGCGGTTCACCTCATGA
- a CDS encoding S-layer homology domain-containing protein, protein MLGGTTAPAGPFLDVKKGVEHYDAMVWMKTKGISTGWKVSGGYEYRPLNAVNRDAMAAFLYRLAGSPKVSLPKASPFRDVKPGQEHYTAIIWAYQKGITTGWPDGTFRPTQSIKRDAMAAFLYRFAGEPKTSAASGSCFRDVSSNQQFAKEMCWMKNQGISTGWSDGTYRPLQSVKRDAMAAFLHRYDAKF, encoded by the coding sequence ATGCTCGGCGGGACGACCGCGCCAGCCGGCCCCTTCCTCGACGTGAAGAAGGGCGTCGAGCACTACGACGCGATGGTGTGGATGAAGACCAAGGGCATCTCCACCGGCTGGAAGGTCTCCGGCGGCTACGAATACCGGCCCCTGAACGCGGTGAACCGCGACGCCATGGCGGCGTTCCTGTACCGCCTGGCCGGCTCCCCGAAGGTGTCCCTGCCGAAGGCGAGCCCGTTCCGGGACGTGAAGCCGGGCCAGGAGCACTACACCGCGATCATCTGGGCCTACCAGAAGGGCATCACCACCGGCTGGCCCGACGGCACCTTCCGACCCACCCAGTCGATCAAGCGCGACGCGATGGCGGCGTTCCTCTACCGCTTCGCCGGCGAGCCGAAGACCTCCGCAGCGTCGGGCTCATGCTTCCGGGACGTCTCGAGCAACCAGCAGTTCGCCAAGGAGATGTGCTGGATGAAGAACCAGGGCATCTCCACCGGCTGGTCCGACGGCACCTACCGCCCGCTCCAGTCCGTCAAGCGCGACGCGATGGCCGCGTTCTTGCACCGCTACGACGCGAAGTTCTGA